Genomic window (Streptomyces sp. NBC_01431):
ACGACGCCGGCCACCTGTACTGGCGGCTGCTCGACGCCCTGCACTACTGCCCCGACGCGGCGAAGCTGGCCGGGCCGTGGCGTGACCTGGGGCGGGACGATCTGACGTCCGAGGTACTGAGAGAACGGCTGGAGGCGTACGTGGACGGACTGCTGCAACGATACGGCTGACCGGCCCTGGATCACACGTCTGACACCGACCCGAGGAGGCGCGCGCATTGGCCGCCGTGGTGCTCGTTCATGGCCTGTATCACCGTCCCGAACACTTCGCCCTGGTGGCAGAACGCCTACGGATCGCAGGAACCGAGGTCCTCGTTCCCGAGCTTCACCGAGGCTCATTGTCGGCTGACACAGCCGCAGTCCAGGCTGTCATCGACTCGCTACCTGAGCCTCCCACTGTGCTCGGTCACTCCTACGGAGGGTCAGTGATCACCGGGGTGCGCGGGGCGGGGCACTTGGTCTATCTGGCGGCCTTCGTGTCAGATGCCGGCGAGAGCGCGGCCAATCTGGGTGGCGCGTCCCTGCAGCTCCAGGACGCGATCAAGCCTGAGTCCGACGGATCGACCAGCCTGCACCCCGACCGGGCTGCTGACGTCCTTTACGGCGGCTGTCCCGAACCTCTCGCGGCCTGGGCGGTTGGTCTCCTGCGTGCCCAAGCCCCCGGCTGCGGACGAGGCATCCCAGAACACCACAGCTGGAAGCACACATCCTCCACTTACATCGTCTGCGCACAGGACCTGGCCATTGATCCGGTCCTGCAGCGGAAGATGGCCTCGCGCTGCACCGACGTGCGCGAGTGGCAGACGGGCCACTCCCCGTTCGTCGGACAGCCCGATCTCGTCGTTGGACTCTTGCAGGAACTGCTCGCCGCCAACACGTTGCGGCGACCCGATGAAGGCGTCACACGCTGTGTCGGAACCGGTGATCTGTGACGTTCCGCGACTGGTGGGCTGTAGTGCGGTCTTGGATGCTGGAAACGGAAGTCACCCGTGATCTGGGAAGGGGCCGTCGTGAGGATCGGGTCCGCAAAGTCGCCTGAACTTGTTGCTGTCATCGGAGTGGGCATCCTCGGGGCCAGCGTGGGCTGGAACCTCTCCCGGCACGGCGCCAAGGTGGTCTTCATTGATGCAGGACAGCCGGGCGAGGGCGTCACCAACTGGTCGTTCTCATGGGCCAACGCCAGCAACAAGACCGCACGCAAGTCCTACTTCGACCTGAACGTCGCGGGCATGGCAGCCTACCGTGAGCTCGCCAGGACCATCGGGCCAGGCTCCTGGTGGCATCCCAGCGGTCATCTGCGCTGGGCAGACGATCCAGCTGCGGAAGCGAAGCTCCTGAAGACTGCCGACCTGCTGGCTGGCTGGGACTACCGCGCCGAGGTGTACACGGGGGCCGAGGTGCGCCGCCGCCTCGAACCTGCTCTCACAGTGCCCGGCGACGTTCCAGTCGTCTTCTACCCCGACGAAGCCTGGGTGCACGGACGTCACCTCGTCCGCCACCTGGTCGGCCAGGCCGTCGCATCCGGCGCCGAACTCCGGTCCGGCATCGCGGTCTGTGACATCGGAGCCGGTACCGATGGGAGCATCCGGACAGTTGCTCTATCCGATGGGAGCCGACTCGACGTCAACGTCGTCGTGAACGCAGCAGGCCCCAGCGCCTCCCACGTCGCAGGGCTCGTTGCACGGCACTTGCCGATGCGCCGGGAACCCGGCGTCGTCACCCGGATCAGTTGTGCTCAGGTCCCGGTGCGCCGAGCCATGCACGCGCCTCACATCGAGATCCGTCCTGACGGAGACGCGTCGGTGGTCCTCCACAGCCGCGAGATCGACGCCCTCATCGACACCGGCGAAGATCCGGCGGAACTCGCACACCGGCTCCACGAACTGGCACGGCACGTCGTCCCCGAGCTCGGCACCTCCCGCATCGCACAGACACGGGTGGCCGACCGGCCCATCCCCGCCGATGGATTCCCCTCGGTGGGAGCGGTGCCGTCCATACCGGGCTACTACGAAGCCGTTTCCCACAGCGGCATCACGCTCGGGCCGGTAATCGGCCGGCTGCTTGCTTCGGAGATCCTCATCGGGACGAGAGATGAGATACTTGCGGACTTCCGCCCGGAGCGGTTCCTCCCGTGACAGCCCAAGTGCCATTGCGATGGGCATTCTTGTCTGCGATCAGCGCAAGGCAGCGGGGGCGAGGCGGATCGTCTGCGGCTGCATCCGGATGCGGATGGGCTTGGGCTTGTTGACCGCATTCACCACCCCCGCCGCCCCGCCCGCCGCCACTACGAACTCACCGGCGCCGGCCGGCGCAGGCCGTGGAAGCGTTCGAGAAGCGCCGGTCTGTCTACAGGAGGTGAGGACGCTTCGGACGGGCCTGCGCAACGCCCATGCTCACCGCATCAGGTTTCTCGGGCGCTCACGCCCGGCTGGAGAGAGGAACTCGAAGCTCTACGCGGAGTCGGATCGAGGTGTCGATGGGCAGTCCCATGCTGGAGTAGCGAAGATCTGCCGAGTACTTCGCGATGAGGTCGAGATCCCGCAACTGCCGCCGCAGCTCAGAGGCCAGCGCTTCGTCCGGATCAGGGACGAGCTCGCCGCCGTCCTGTTCGGCCAGGTACTCAAGGTGTTGATCGACCGCCTCGACCGCCCGGCGACTGGTCCAGCTGGCGAAGTCGTGGCAGCCGAACAGATAGGCGTGCGCGGCATGCAACGCCGCCGCTGCGGCGGACTCGTCCGCATCATCGGGCCCGTCCTGGCCGTCGTTGTGGCAGTAATCGCTGAGCATGTACTGGGCGACACCCCGCTTTACTGCCGAGAAAGCAGTCGTATCACCGAGAACGCCCTCCCACACAGAGTTCAGCAGGGGGCGAAGAGCCAAGGTGAACAGGGCCTGCTCGTCTTCGGGGAGCGCCTCGTGCCGGCTCATGAGCCGTTCCGCAACACCGGCAGTGAAAACACCGCGTTCCCCGGACGACCTCGCCCTCAGCCGCTCCTCCACCAGCGTTGAAAGCTCCTGCCATGTGTTCATACGAGCCACCCCCGAGTCGCGAAGCCAGCGCGCTCACACTGGCAAGGGCCGATCATGGCACCCACCAGGGACAGCTCATGTCGGCGTGCACCCCCAACGCGGCTCTGGCAGGTACACACAGGTACAAGCGCCGTTCGAACCCGGAACCACGCTGGGGCACCTGCGGGCTCGCACAGAAGTGTCCGAATCTGCGCGGGAAGTAGATCACACCGAGGAGCTGGCACCTCACGGGCGTCTCACCGGCCCCTAGTGGCCGGGCGGCCGGGACATTTGTCCTGGGGCAGTCGGGATTCTTCGCTCTGCCGCCGGGTGGCTCTTCGACGGGAGTATCAGTGGTGTCGGCAAGGGCCGGCGGGGTCGCTGGGAAAAGGGTGAGGGGAACACCATGAGTGCCACGGTCGCGATTCAGATGCCGGTCAACGCTGAAGCTCGGGCTCAGGCCGTCGAGGGCGCTGCCCTGAAGGGGCTGCCCACCTGGTACTTCCCTCTCGTCGGGCTGTTCGCCGGGATCTTCGACATCGCCCGCGCCTACCCGGTCCTCTACGCGCTGATCCCGGTCGTCGCCGTCGTTCAGATCGTGCTGTCGACGGTCGCGCAATTCCCCACGATCCGCGGTTTCGTGTCGGCGTAATTCCCCACCCCCGTGGTCACGAGTCCCCATGGGGACGGTGACCGGCACCAGGCGAGTCTCGAAGTCATTCCTCGCTTCGGCGCCCGGGTTCCTGGCCGGCGGCGTTGTCACGGAACCACTGATCCACGAATGTGACCGCCTCAGTGGAGTCAGCGGTCGCCAGCAGCACACGGTTGTCCCGCCAGGGAAACGCCAGAACGGAGTACAGACCGGGCCCGGCATGGATGCCGGGGAACCCCTCCGTACCCCAGTCGCGAAAACTTTGTGACAAGGAGAAATTCAGGCTGCTGTGCGAGGTCCACGGATACAGCGAGCGAAGCCGGGGCACGGAAGCGGCCGCCTGGACCAGAGGCCACATCGAACGCGACGCCCAGTCGTCGGGTGCCTCCGGTGGCCGGTATTGCACCAGAAGCCCGTCCCACGCCGCTGAAGCCTCGGCCTCAAAGGTCTGGTTGCTCATGTGTCTCAAGGTGTCCTCGGGCCTCGGCACCGTCAAGAGCTCCGGGAAGCGATCACCATCTCACCGGAAGGCCCGGTGACCGTCACTGGCAGGGGGCGTGCGTGATCGAACTCGCACAGTCCTTCCCTGTTGTCGGCGACGCTTGAAAAGTGAGCCGAGTCCGGCGGGTGAAAAGTGACCCCCACTGCGTCAGTTGATGTTGGTCATTCCCCGGTGTTGGCGGCGGGAACCCGTCCGAGGTCGCGGCCGCGCATGCGGTAGCTGTCGCCCTTCAGCGACACCAACGGAACACAAAGCTGTACTTGACGGTCACGCTGGCGTCCGGGGAGCCGGTGGAGGGGCTGTATTCGCGTCCTGAGCACCGTCGACGTCTTCGGCGGCCCATCGTGGAGAGGGTCCCAGATGTGTAGTGACTGTTGCCGCCGTGTTCAGCGAGAAGCACCGCTTCACGGCCTCGGGATTCGGTACGGGCAGCCGTCAACAGGGCGTGCGCCGTTGGTAGTTCCGGCGCGTTCAAAGAGTGCGGCGGGAAACGGTCGACACGGCCCCGCGGTCGCCTTACCTTCCGAAGTAGGAGGCGGGGCCGATGAGCGAACCGACGAGGTTGAAGGCCCTGGAAACCTCCGGACTGCTGCACCCGAACCCGGAGACGGTCACCTCGCCGCTGTTCGCGGAGGGCGGCTTCTTCCTGGCCCACGACAAGGTCCAGGTCAAGTACGAGATGCTCCGTGCGCATGTGATCGAGGGCTGGAGCGTGAGCGCCACAGCGGCGGCCCACGGCTATTCACGTTCGGCGTTCTACCTGGTCAAGTCGTCCTTCACCCGGGCGGGCATGACGGGTCTGCTGGACGGGCGGCCGGGACGGCACGGCCCGGTCAAGGTCACCGAGGACATCGTGGCCTTCATCCGGGCGGCGCCCGCGGGTGTCTCGGGTGCGGAATTGGCCGGCGAGGTGGAACGAATCTTCGGTGTGCTGCTGCACCGGCGCACGGTGGAACGGATCCGGCGGCCATGACCACGTCGCCGGGGCAGGGCTGGTTCCCGCTGCCCGGCGAGCACGCGCAGGCCGAGTACGAACTGCTCCGCTGCCACGTCATCGAACATGGCAGGACGCCGTCCTCGCTGGCTGCGGCCCGCTTCGCCCGCCGCGGACTGGCCGGACTCATCTCCTGGCCGGCCGGTGAGACGGACTTTAGGGCCGAGGTGTCCGGAGCGCGTCGACCTGCATGGTCACCGCACCACGACCCGCGAACGGACGCGCTTGCCGACGTGTTCGCGATGCTGCTGGAGGCCGCCGACCGCCTCGACTTCGGGAGCGATCAGGCATGGGGGTGGGTGCGGTGAGGGCCGCGCTCTATGCCCGGGTATCCACCGAGGGGCAGCAGGCCCGCGGCACCATCGGGTCTCAACTGGCCCTGCTGCACGAACGGGTGGCCGCCGAAGGCGACGAGCTGGTCGCCGAGTTCACCGACGACGGCTGCTCGGGAGCCCGCCTGGACCGACCGGGCCTGGACGCGCTGCGGGACGCGGCCGAGGCCGGGCTGTTCGAGCGGGTGTGGTGCCTGTCGCCGGACCGACTCGCCCGCGTCTACGCCTACCAGGTCGTCGTCCTGGACGAGCTGGCCCGCCTGCGGGTGAAAGTCTGCTTCACCGACGCCCCGCCGGTCACGGATGATCCGCAGGCAGTCCTGCTGACGCAGGTCCAGGGCGTGATCGCCGAGTACGAGCGGGCCAAGATCGCTGAACGCTACCGGCGCGGCAAACTCTTCCGCTCCCGCGCCGGCGAGGTCATCTCCTGGCGCACGCCCTACGGCTACCGGCGCCTTGCCCGAGAGAGCGAACGGGCCGCTCACCTGGAGGTCTTCGAGCCGGAGGCCGCAGTGGTCCGGCGGATCTTCGAGGACTACACGGTGCGCGACCTGTCGATGCGCGAGATCATCCGCGGGCTTGCCACCGACAGCATCCCCACCCCGAATAAGGGCAACGGCGTCTGGGGGTCCTCCACCATCGCCCGGCTCCTGCACAACGAGGCATACGTCGGCCGGGTCTACTTCAACCGCACCACCTCGGTCCCCGACCCGCGCCCGGGACACCGGCCCCGCCAGATCCCCAGGCCACGGGAGGACTGGATCGCCATCACGGTGCCCGCGCTCATCAGCGAGGAGACGTTCACTGCGGTCGGCACCGTGAGCAGGGACAACAGCAAGTGGAGTCCGCGCCGGACCGAGCCCGGACAGTGGATGCTGCGCGGACTGGTCAAATGCGGCTCCTGCCACGTCGGCACCAACTGCCACAAAATGCGTGGCCGCAACGGCGCCTTCCACCGCTACTACTACTACTGCCGCAACCACGACCCGATCCGCGCCGGCGGCAGCGACCGCCGCTGCACCGAACGCAACATCCGCGCCGATGTCCTGGACGCCTTCGTCATCGCTCAGGTCCGCGACATCCTGCTGCGTCCCGACGTCCTCCTCGCCGGCCAGCACGCCACCGCCGGGAAGGCATCCAGCGACGAACTGCTGGCGAAGGAACTGAGCGGCCTCGACCGCAAGATTGCCGCGGCCCAGGCTGAGCGGGGCCGTCTGGCCGACCTCTACCAGGCCGGTCTGATCGACCTGCCCGACCTGCAACGACGCGCCACCGCCATCGACCACCGCCGCCACGATCTGGCCCAGCGACGTGACGCACTCGCCGCCCGGCGCTACGAACTTGCCCAGGCAGGCCAACTCCGCGACAGGATCACCGACTTCACCAACCGGGCCCGCGTCGGCATCGACGCCCTCGACTTCGACCGGCAACAAGCCCTCCTCCGTCTACTCGTCGAGGAGATCGAAGTCACCGGCTGGCACGTC
Coding sequences:
- a CDS encoding alpha/beta hydrolase; its protein translation is MAAVVLVHGLYHRPEHFALVAERLRIAGTEVLVPELHRGSLSADTAAVQAVIDSLPEPPTVLGHSYGGSVITGVRGAGHLVYLAAFVSDAGESAANLGGASLQLQDAIKPESDGSTSLHPDRAADVLYGGCPEPLAAWAVGLLRAQAPGCGRGIPEHHSWKHTSSTYIVCAQDLAIDPVLQRKMASRCTDVREWQTGHSPFVGQPDLVVGLLQELLAANTLRRPDEGVTRCVGTGDL
- a CDS encoding NAD(P)/FAD-dependent oxidoreductase; the encoded protein is MRIGSAKSPELVAVIGVGILGASVGWNLSRHGAKVVFIDAGQPGEGVTNWSFSWANASNKTARKSYFDLNVAGMAAYRELARTIGPGSWWHPSGHLRWADDPAAEAKLLKTADLLAGWDYRAEVYTGAEVRRRLEPALTVPGDVPVVFYPDEAWVHGRHLVRHLVGQAVASGAELRSGIAVCDIGAGTDGSIRTVALSDGSRLDVNVVVNAAGPSASHVAGLVARHLPMRREPGVVTRISCAQVPVRRAMHAPHIEIRPDGDASVVLHSREIDALIDTGEDPAELAHRLHELARHVVPELGTSRIAQTRVADRPIPADGFPSVGAVPSIPGYYEAVSHSGITLGPVIGRLLASEILIGTRDEILADFRPERFLP
- a CDS encoding DUF6193 family natural product biosynthesis protein, giving the protein MSNQTFEAEASAAWDGLLVQYRPPEAPDDWASRSMWPLVQAAASVPRLRSLYPWTSHSSLNFSLSQSFRDWGTEGFPGIHAGPGLYSVLAFPWRDNRVLLATADSTEAVTFVDQWFRDNAAGQEPGRRSEE
- a CDS encoding helix-turn-helix domain-containing protein, which encodes MSEPTRLKALETSGLLHPNPETVTSPLFAEGGFFLAHDKVQVKYEMLRAHVIEGWSVSATAAAHGYSRSAFYLVKSSFTRAGMTGLLDGRPGRHGPVKVTEDIVAFIRAAPAGVSGAELAGEVERIFGVLLHRRTVERIRRP